In Paenibacillus phoenicis, one genomic interval encodes:
- the mgrA gene encoding L-glyceraldehyde 3-phosphate reductase has protein sequence MYQAADNRYETMTYHRSGRSGLKLPAISLGLWHNFGGIDVLENGRAMLRRAFDLGITHFDLANNYGPPPGSAEEAFGRVLREDLRPYRDELIISTKAGYYMWPGPYGEWGSKKYLVSSLDQSLKRMGLEYVDIFYHHRPDPDTPLEETMAALDLIVRQGKALYVGLSNYRPEETREASRILKQLGTPAVIHQPNYSMMNRWIEEGLLDVLEEEGIGSIVFSPLEKGILTDRYLNGIAPDSRAAGPSVFLRPEDVNEERIAKVKQLNELAAARGQKLSQMALAWVLRDGRVTSALIGASKVSQIEDAVGALANRSFTQEELRKIDEILGF, from the coding sequence ATGTATCAAGCAGCTGATAATCGATACGAAACGATGACATACCACCGTTCGGGCCGGAGTGGGTTGAAACTTCCAGCCATTTCACTGGGCCTATGGCATAATTTTGGGGGCATCGATGTGCTCGAGAATGGGCGCGCCATGTTGCGCAGAGCCTTCGACCTCGGGATCACCCATTTCGATTTAGCGAACAACTATGGACCGCCGCCAGGCTCGGCCGAGGAAGCGTTCGGACGGGTGCTGCGTGAAGATCTGCGTCCGTATCGCGATGAGCTGATCATCTCGACGAAAGCGGGATATTATATGTGGCCGGGGCCGTATGGGGAATGGGGATCCAAAAAATATCTGGTCTCAAGTCTCGATCAAAGCCTGAAGCGAATGGGGCTGGAGTATGTGGATATTTTCTATCATCATCGTCCCGATCCGGACACGCCGCTGGAAGAAACGATGGCCGCGCTTGATCTCATCGTACGACAAGGGAAAGCACTGTATGTGGGGTTGTCCAACTATCGTCCGGAAGAGACGCGCGAAGCGTCCCGAATCTTAAAACAGCTGGGCACCCCGGCGGTGATTCATCAGCCGAACTATTCGATGATGAACCGCTGGATCGAAGAAGGGTTACTGGATGTCTTGGAGGAAGAAGGCATCGGCTCGATCGTGTTCTCCCCGCTGGAGAAAGGCATCCTGACCGACCGCTACCTGAACGGAATCGCCCCGGATTCCCGCGCTGCCGGTCCTAGCGTGTTCCTTCGTCCGGAGGACGTAAACGAAGAGCGAATTGCCAAAGTCAAGCAGCTGAACGAACTGGCCGCCGCAAGAGGGCAGAAGCTCTCGCAAATGGCCTTGGCCTGGGTGCTGCGAGACGGTAGAGTGACATCCGCACTGATCGGCGCCAGCAAAGTCAGCCAAATCGAGGATGCGGTTGGCGCATTGGCGAATCGGTCGTTTACTCAAGAGGAGTTGCGCAAGATCGACGAAATTTTAGGTTTTTAA
- a CDS encoding ABC-F family ATP-binding cassette domain-containing protein, with product MSILNVERLSHGFGDRSIFNDVSFRLLKGEHVGLVGANGEGKSTFMNIITGKLQPDEGKIEWARRTRVGYLDQHAVLEKGMTIRDVLRGAFQYLFDLEQEMNEMYAKMGDVSPEELEQLLEDVGTIQDTLTNQDFYLIDAKIEETARGLGLTDIGLERDVNDLSGGQRTKVLLAKLLLEKPDILLLDEPTNYLDEQHIEWLKRYLQEYENAFILISHDIPFLNSVINLIYHMENQELNRYVGDYDNFLQVYEAKKQQLESAYKRQQQEIADLKDFVARNKASVATRNMAMSRQKKLDKMEIIELAKEKPKPQFNFKDARTSGKLIFETKDLVIGYDSPLSKPLNLRMERGQKIALVGANGIGKTTLLRSILGQIPAISGSVHLGDLLEIGYFEQEMKDANYNTCIEEIWNEFPSFTQFEVRAALAKCGLTTKHIESKIAVLSGGEKAKVRLCKLINRETNLLVLDEPTNHLDVDAKDELKRALKAYKGSILLISHEPEFYRDVVTETWNCESWTTKMI from the coding sequence ATGAGTATTTTAAATGTAGAGCGGCTGAGTCACGGATTTGGGGACCGGTCTATTTTTAACGATGTATCCTTTCGCTTGTTAAAAGGCGAGCATGTTGGCTTAGTGGGGGCCAACGGTGAAGGTAAATCGACGTTCATGAACATCATTACGGGCAAGCTGCAGCCGGACGAAGGCAAAATCGAGTGGGCTAGACGCACACGCGTTGGCTATCTCGATCAGCATGCCGTGCTGGAGAAAGGAATGACGATCCGCGACGTACTGCGCGGGGCGTTTCAATATCTGTTCGATTTGGAACAGGAAATGAACGAGATGTACGCCAAAATGGGGGATGTGTCGCCGGAAGAGTTGGAGCAGCTGCTGGAGGACGTAGGTACGATTCAAGACACGCTCACGAATCAGGATTTCTATCTCATCGATGCCAAGATTGAGGAAACCGCTCGGGGCTTGGGCTTGACGGATATCGGGCTCGAAAGAGACGTTAACGACCTCAGCGGGGGTCAGCGGACGAAGGTATTGTTGGCCAAGCTCTTACTGGAGAAACCAGACATTCTGCTGCTAGACGAACCTACCAACTATTTGGACGAGCAGCATATCGAATGGCTGAAGCGGTATTTGCAAGAATATGAGAACGCGTTTATTCTCATTTCGCACGATATCCCGTTCCTGAATAGCGTCATCAACCTGATTTACCACATGGAAAATCAAGAGCTGAACCGTTACGTCGGTGATTATGATAACTTCTTGCAGGTGTATGAGGCAAAAAAACAGCAGTTAGAGTCGGCATACAAACGCCAGCAACAGGAGATCGCCGATCTCAAAGACTTCGTGGCACGCAACAAGGCGAGCGTGGCAACGCGGAACATGGCGATGTCTCGCCAGAAGAAGCTGGACAAGATGGAAATTATCGAGTTGGCGAAGGAAAAACCGAAACCGCAATTTAATTTCAAAGATGCTCGGACATCTGGCAAGTTGATTTTTGAAACGAAGGACCTGGTTATCGGTTACGACTCACCTTTATCGAAGCCGCTGAATCTAAGAATGGAACGCGGGCAAAAAATCGCCCTCGTCGGCGCAAACGGTATCGGGAAAACCACGCTGCTTCGCAGCATCCTGGGACAAATTCCGGCAATCTCCGGCTCAGTGCATCTCGGTGACCTTCTGGAAATCGGCTACTTTGAGCAGGAGATGAAGGATGCCAATTACAATACGTGCATCGAGGAAATCTGGAACGAGTTCCCGTCGTTTACGCAGTTTGAGGTTCGTGCTGCTCTGGCGAAATGCGGCCTGACGACGAAGCATATCGAAAGCAAAATCGCCGTCTTGAGCGGGGGCGAGAAAGCGAAGGTACGCCTGTGCAAGCTAATTAACCGAGAAACGAACTTGCTCGTGCTCGACGAACCAACAAACCATTTGGACGTCGATGCCAAGGATGAGTTGAAGCGTGCGCTTAAAGCCTACAAAGGCAGTATTCTGTTAATCTCCCACGAACCGGAATTTTACCGCGACGTTGTCACGGAGACGTGGAACTGTGAATCTTGGACGACCAAGATGATCTAA
- a CDS encoding VOC family protein: MAVSLSNIFVNLPVKDLQRSMNFFQSIGFEFNPQFSDEKAACLVIGPNIFAMLLTEEYFKSFTKKEIPDTTGQSEVIVALSAESRDQVDEIVNKALASGGKPYSDPVDHGFMYTWSFQDPDSHLWEIVFMDSSAVPSE, encoded by the coding sequence ATGGCCGTAAGCTTGAGTAATATTTTTGTAAACCTTCCCGTAAAAGATTTGCAGAGATCGATGAATTTCTTTCAATCTATTGGCTTTGAGTTTAACCCGCAATTTTCCGATGAGAAGGCGGCTTGTTTGGTGATTGGACCGAATATTTTCGCCATGCTGCTGACGGAGGAGTACTTCAAATCGTTTACGAAGAAAGAAATTCCGGATACCACGGGCCAATCGGAGGTCATCGTCGCCTTGTCGGCCGAGAGCCGTGACCAAGTGGACGAAATCGTGAACAAAGCGCTCGCCTCGGGCGGGAAGCCTTACAGCGATCCGGTTGACCATGGTTTTATGTATACCTGGAGCTTCCAGGATCCTGACAGCCATCTCTGGGAAATCGTATTTATGGATTCAAGCGCTGTGCCATCGGAATAA
- a CDS encoding YebC/PmpR family DNA-binding transcriptional regulator, with protein MGRKWNNIKEKKASKDANTSRIYAKFGVEIYVAAKKGEPDPESNRALKVVLERAKTYNVPKAIIDRALDKAKGATDEVYQELRYEGFGPNGAMVIVDTLTNNVNRTAPEVRSAFNKNGGNMGVSGSVSYMFDETAVIGMEGKSIDEVFEILMEADLEVRDILEEDESVIVYAEPDQFHAVQEALKNSGVTEFTVAELTMLPQNYVTLPSKEVEAQFEKLIDALEDLEDVQQVYHNVEFSD; from the coding sequence ATGGGCCGCAAATGGAATAATATTAAAGAGAAAAAGGCTTCGAAAGACGCGAACACTAGTCGAATCTACGCGAAGTTCGGCGTTGAGATTTATGTTGCCGCCAAGAAAGGCGAGCCGGATCCGGAATCGAACCGCGCTTTGAAGGTCGTTCTTGAACGGGCGAAAACGTACAATGTACCGAAAGCGATCATTGACCGGGCTCTCGATAAGGCGAAGGGCGCTACGGATGAAGTATATCAAGAGCTGCGTTATGAAGGCTTTGGCCCTAACGGCGCGATGGTCATTGTAGATACATTAACGAATAACGTAAACCGTACTGCACCAGAAGTACGCTCCGCATTTAACAAGAACGGCGGAAACATGGGCGTAAGCGGATCGGTTTCTTATATGTTTGACGAAACAGCCGTCATCGGGATGGAAGGCAAATCGATTGATGAAGTGTTTGAAATCTTGATGGAAGCCGATCTTGAGGTGCGGGATATCCTCGAAGAGGACGAGTCGGTGATCGTATATGCCGAACCCGATCAATTCCATGCCGTTCAAGAAGCGCTCAAGAACTCCGGGGTTACGGAGTTTACGGTAGCGGAACTGACGATGCTGCCTCAAAACTATGTCACTTTGCCGAGCAAGGAAGTGGAAGCGCAGTTCGAGAAGTTGATCGACGCGCTGGAGGATCTGGAGGACGTGCAGCAGGTTTATCACAATGTGGAATTTTCGGATTAA